CAAAAATTCTTAACATAGAACGATTTGATTCTACTTTTTCACCAATGTTTACATCTATTTTATCGATAAGAGCGTCTTTTGGAGCAAGTATGTTTATTTTCATAATCGGTTGGTGATTTTTCTGAATTCTATTTAGCATATCAACACTAAATCCGCTTGATAAAAGTTCATTGGCACTCAGCTTTACTATCAAATCACTGCTTTGTTTTTTTTCAAGAGATTCCAAAAACTTTTTATCGGAAATGATTCCCTGTTTTTGAAGTTTTTCATCTCTTTGATAATTTGTTTGTATATTTTCACTCTCTATTAGTGCTTTAATATATTTTTCTTGCAGATTTAAAAGCTCGTTACTCTCAAGAGACAAGAGTTTTTGACCTTTTTTAACATGCTCTAGTTTCGCAACATATATATCTTTTACAACTGCATCTACATTAGAACCTATAGATATAATATCTTTTTTATCAAGAGTTACTTTAGCATTGTAAGGTCCAAGAGTTATAGAATCTACCGTAATCGTTTTTTGAACTTTTATCCCTAAATCATCTTGTTGTTTTTGTGAAATCTCTATAATTTTAAATCCAAAAAGAGAGATACTCATACCCAATAATATAAATATTTTTTTCATAAATTTTCTCCTAAATCTATATCTGCTTTTTTATATAACTCAAAAAGCTCATAGTAGTAATTTTTTTTGCTTTGAAGCATCTGCAACATATTTTCCGTATAAGAACGGGTAGAATCAAGATACTCCATAATACTGCCCTCACCCTCATAAAGTGCGGTTTTTGAAAGATTTTTTAACTCCAAACTCATTGGAAGTATTTCTTTATTTAACAAAATATACTCATCGTAAAGTGTTTGTACTTTTGTTTTAAGGGAGTTTGAGGTTTTTTCAAGTATTGAACTTAACGATTCTTTTTGAGCAGATAAAGCCGAGTTTTTATGTAAGAATTCAGCTTTTTGTTTTTGGTTTTGAGAACTTAAAAAAGATAGTGGAAAACTGATTCCAAACGAGTAACGAGTCGCTTCGAGTTCTTTTTCGTATGAGAGTTCGTAAGTAAGTGCTTTTAGAGATGAATTATATACATCATAAAATGATTTAGCAGAATTTTGCTTGTAAGTTATACTTTTTATCTGTGCATGTTCATCTATATTTTTAAGTTTGATATCTCTGCTTATCTGAACCAAATCATTACAGGAAAGTTCGCCTACATCTAAATTATCTATTAATTCATTTATTTCAGAGAGTTCCGATAAATACATACGCTTATAGTATATAAGTGTTTGTTGCAGTTTTGCCAAATCTAACTTATTAAAAAGAAGATCTTTTTTAGATATTTCGCCTAAATTATATGCTGATTCAAGCTGATTAAATCTTCCGTTTTGTTCTTTTAATAGAAGTTCGGCCCCTTGTGTAATCTCTTTTGATATACAAGCCAAATGATACTTTGAGGCTATATCTAATCTTAATATATGAAGCTTATGTTTTGATTCTTGATTTAATGCTTTTGTGTAAGAATCTACAGCTTTTTCTTTGTTTAAAGATGAAAATGGGTGAGAAAGGTTTTGGGATATTCCAAGTGAATACTCCATACCGCTGTCCGTACTTTCATCCGCCTGAGTTAAATTAACGCCAAGTTCAGGTGCATCTTGAGTTATAAACTGCTCACTTTGAGCTATATTCGAATATGTCTGTTGCTTAATTGAGAGTGTTTTTTTAGAGTTTTGCAGTGCATCTAAAATTTGAGATAAATTTTGTGCATACAAACCAATACTAAAGAAAAACACTAAAAAAAGTTTTGATTTCATAGTTTAACCTTTTAAAATAGTGTATATAAATTAAAAAAAATTATTAAACTGAGGGTGGTCTTTGCGGTACCAAGCTAATATTTGAGGTTATGCTAAAAAATAAGTTTGAAGGTTTTAAATCTAAAAGTTTTTCTTGAATTACGATATTGTCTTCACAGTTTGTTGACCAAATACTATGAATTGCTTCATGCATATGGGATTGTGCATCTCCATCGGAGATATCATGCTCAGCGTGTATTATGCCGTGTTTTGCAATCTGATGCTCTTGTATAAAATAATCATGAACTACAAAAAAAGCAAATATTAACAATAAAACCGTAAGAATTTTATTTTTTAAGATTTTCATACTATGTATTTTACAAAAAATAAAACAATAAATAATCAAAAAAATAATTTATTAAAATATTTAAAGAACTATTTTAAAACTAGCACCCCCATCTATATTCTGTACGATAATTTTACCGCCTAGATGTTCCTCTACAATCATTTTAGACATATATAATCCAAGACCCGTACCTTGTTTGGCATCTTTGGTTGTAAAATAAGGCTCAAAAATTTGATCCATTATTTTTGCATCTATGCCGCCGCCGTTATCCCTTACTTCTACAAAAGTTCCCCTTTGGCTACACTTTGTTATTATCTTGATTTTAGGCTCTGTTATATTGTTTTGAAATAGTGCATCTTTTGCATTTTTTACAAGGTTTAAAACAACTTGAACGAATTCGTTCACATATATCTCTATATCTTTTTCGCATTTATTGATATGTACTATCTCAATATGAGCATTTTCTAGGGGTTTTTTCATTAACTCTAGTCCACGTTTTACTACATCGCCTATATTGGTTAGTTCTTTTTTTTGATCGGGTTTAAAATAATCTCTAAAATCATCAATAGTTTCACTCATAAACTCTAAAAGATGATTCCCTTCTTTAATCTTTTCATCCAAGTATTTTTTGTTTAACTCTTTATATTCATAAGCCGAATCTATATTCATAAATATATAACTAAGCTGATTTAAAGGCTGTCTCCACTGATGTGCTATCATACTTAACATATCACCCATATCCGCCATTTTTGACTGTTGAATCAGCATCTTGTCTTTTTGTCTTAGATTATGAAGTTCTCTTGCTACTTTTTGCTCCAGCGATGCATTTAAAAGTTCAAGCTGTCTTTGTCTTAATTTTACCTCATCTTGATACGATAAAAAGATTTTATTAATCGTACGGGAAAAGATTATGGATAAAAATACGACCAGTACAACTATTATAGCTGTGATTTTTGTTATAAAATCGACCTCTTTATTTAAAAGAATTTGTATCTTTTCTTGTTTTTCAAGTTCACTTTTACTCATCTTCGATATATTAAACCCATATATAATATGCCAGTCAAACGACTCTATATATGTCGAGTAATATATATGTCCGTTTATATTT
The genomic region above belongs to Sulfurimonas lithotrophica and contains:
- a CDS encoding sensor histidine kinase; protein product: MSKKYNFFDKTKLIPNLIIVIPMSLVLVVSFFIGTFYIDKVEEYFEQARKNSISEYITNKKNESEVWVSQLDSLFKYKSDTIDSSIKKELKTRVDLAYESAKHIYEKYRKTNSEKDIKNRIKDALSKMYFNEKKNYIFITSFNGKSVLSGSREFENKNIMNYSDSDGRAIVLEEITKVKKNKEGFIKTNYYKGGGVKTIYVKDLGFYDWYIGSSIFDMQQLELAKQNSLDIIRSTPIQQNNFLAIYENKKPIYLSHKMRELLGNEPLQKVEDSLSKKPQWYEQNINGHIYYSTYIESFDWHIIYGFNISKMSKSELEKQEKIQILLNKEVDFITKITAIIVVLVVFLSIIFSRTINKIFLSYQDEVKLRQRQLELLNASLEQKVARELHNLRQKDKMLIQQSKMADMGDMLSMIAHQWRQPLNQLSYIFMNIDSAYEYKELNKKYLDEKIKEGNHLLEFMSETIDDFRDYFKPDQKKELTNIGDVVKRGLELMKKPLENAHIEIVHINKCEKDIEIYVNEFVQVVLNLVKNAKDALFQNNITEPKIKIITKCSQRGTFVEVRDNGGGIDAKIMDQIFEPYFTTKDAKQGTGLGLYMSKMIVEEHLGGKIIVQNIDGGASFKIVL
- a CDS encoding TolC family protein, with translation MKSKLFLVFFFSIGLYAQNLSQILDALQNSKKTLSIKQQTYSNIAQSEQFITQDAPELGVNLTQADESTDSGMEYSLGISQNLSHPFSSLNKEKAVDSYTKALNQESKHKLHILRLDIASKYHLACISKEITQGAELLLKEQNGRFNQLESAYNLGEISKKDLLFNKLDLAKLQQTLIYYKRMYLSELSEINELIDNLDVGELSCNDLVQISRDIKLKNIDEHAQIKSITYKQNSAKSFYDVYNSSLKALTYELSYEKELEATRYSFGISFPLSFLSSQNQKQKAEFLHKNSALSAQKESLSSILEKTSNSLKTKVQTLYDEYILLNKEILPMSLELKNLSKTALYEGEGSIMEYLDSTRSYTENMLQMLQSKKNYYYELFELYKKADIDLGENL
- a CDS encoding efflux RND transporter periplasmic adaptor subunit encodes the protein MKKIFILLGMSISLFGFKIIEISQKQQDDLGIKVQKTITVDSITLGPYNAKVTLDKKDIISIGSNVDAVVKDIYVAKLEHVKKGQKLLSLESNELLNLQEKYIKALIESENIQTNYQRDEKLQKQGIISDKKFLESLEKKQSSDLIVKLSANELLSSGFSVDMLNRIQKNHQPIMKINILAPKDALIDKIDVNIGEKVESNRSMLRIFADGDRYIELSIPVKVIESISLGDKCVFDSYIAKVTAIGNIVNDESQSVNVRAKIQNSKNIMINRVYSANIEKKVSNTLKIKKTALVFVDNKSYVFKKVKNGFEVVGVEIIKEGPVCYVVNSGLKAGDVLAVSSTSALLNAMEDKDE